A single genomic interval of Vigna radiata var. radiata cultivar VC1973A unplaced genomic scaffold, Vradiata_ver6 scaffold_393, whole genome shotgun sequence harbors:
- the LOC106780538 gene encoding LOW QUALITY PROTEIN: kinesin-like protein KIN-7E (The sequence of the model RefSeq protein was modified relative to this genomic sequence to represent the inferred CDS: inserted 1 base in 1 codon): protein MGAIAGEELLKWEKMQGVSGREEKILVSIRLRPLNEKEITANESADWECINDTTILYRNTLREGSTFPSAYTFDKVFRGDCATRQVYEEGAKEVALSVVGGINSSIFAYGQTSSGKTYTMVGITEYAVADIFDYIKRHEERAFILKFSAIEIYNEIVRDLLSTDNTPLRLRDDPERGPILEKLTEETLRDWGHLKELIAFSEAQRQVGETYLNEKSSRSHQIIRLTMESSAREFLGKGNSATLVASVNFVDLAGSERASQASSAGMRLKEGCHINRSLLTLGTVIRKLSNGRHGHINYRDSKLTRILQPCLGGNARTAIICTLSPARSHVDQTRNTLLFACCAKEVTTKAQVNVVMSDKALVKHLQKEVARLESELKTPGPVTANCDYATLLRKKDLQIEKMEKEIRELTKQRDLAQSRVEDLLRMVGKEQISEKEGEDIWDDDCSVSESSSICGPHRPNTHIREFNDPHYNDGDSGSNPDEDTEDYCKEVRCVDNGELTSAISGEESGTSQEISSHLNEDAGDSQIQENSALLEQRLHDVQSTIDSLVCPSPDEQSPRVMSENMSNHRNLQLTRSWSCTEYHMTGSPESMGEIQRTPANGYDKGFPGRPDGLRRKFPPLNYDGSIKLLRNGSQSSMGSLSVDDLRASSIRTSADEDIASIQTFVAGMKEMVKQEYEKQLVDGQDHEAGRKRNVKDVGVDPMLETPGTPLDWSLQFMSQQKEIIELWQSCCVPLSHRTYFFLLFRGDPTDSIYMEVELRRLSFLKETFSDGNQSVRNSQTITLASSVKALRRERGMLVKLMQRRLSDKERIRLFEEWGISLDSKRRRMQLVNRLWSENDINHVMQSATIVAKLVRFWERGKXPQGDVWA, encoded by the exons ATGGGAGCTATCGCTGGAGAAGAGCTGCTGAAATGGGAGAAGATGCAAGGAGTGAGTGGCCGCGAAGAGAAGATTCTTGTGTCAATAAGGCTGAGGCCTCTGAACGAGAAGGAGATTACTGCTAATGAATCAGCAGACTGGGAATGCATCAATGATACTACCATCTTGTATCGGAACACACTTCGTGAGGGATCCACATTTCCAAGTGCCTACACATTTG ACAAAGTATTTCGGGGTGATTGTGCCACAAGGCAGGTATATGAGGAAGGAGCCAAAGAAGTCGCTCTTTCAGTTGTTGGTGGAATTAACT CCAGTATTTTTGCATATGGGCAAACAAGTAGTGGAAAGACATATACGATGGTTGGAATAACCGAATACGCTGTTGCTGATATTTTTGACTATATAAAGAGG caTGAAGAAAGAGCATTTATATTGAAGTTCTCAGCAATTGAAATTTACAATGAAATTGTTCGGGACCTCCTCAGTACGGACAACACTCCTCTTAGGCTACGTGATGATCCAGAG AGAGGCCCCATTTTAGAGAAACTCACAGAGGAGACTCTTCGAGACTGGGGACATTTAAAAGAGCTTATAGCCTTCAGTGAAG CTCAGAGGCAGGTGGGAGAGACATACTTAAATGAGAAGAGTTCTAGATCTCACCAAATTATCAGATTG ACAATGGAAAGTTCTGCCAGGGAATTCCTAGGCAAAGGAAACTCAGCCACCCTAGTAGCTAGTGTG AATTTTGTTGATTTGGCAGGGAGTGAGCGTGCATCTCAGGCATCATCAGCTGGGATGAGACTAAAAGAAGGTTGCCATATAAACCGGAGTTTACTTACTCTTGGAACAGTTATTCGCAAGCTTAG TAACGGAAGACATGGACACATCAATTACAGAGATTCCAAGTTGACACGTATACTGCAGCCTTGCTTGGGTGGAAATGCTAGGACGGCTATCATTTGCACTTTGAGCCCTGCACGAAGTCATGTTGATCAGACCAGAAACACACTTCTTTTTGCTTGTTGTGCAAAAGAAGTTACCACTAAAGCACAGGTTAATGTTGTGATGTCTGATAAGGCCTTGGTAAAGCATTTGCAGAAAGAGGTGGCTAGATTGGAGAGTGAGTTGAAAACTCCTGGTCCCGTTACTGCCAATTGTGATTATGCAACATTGTTGAGAAAGAAAGATCTCCAGATAGAGAAG aTGGAGAAGGAAATTAGGGAGCTAACTAAGCAACGTGACCTGGCTCAATCAAGGGTTGAAGATTTGCTGCGCATGGTCGGAAAGGAGCAGATATCGGAAAAA GAAGGGGAAGATATATGGGATGATGACTGTTCAGTATCAGAGTCATCGAGCATTTGTGGTCCTCATCGTCCTAATACACACATCAGAGAGTTCAACGACCCTCATTATAATGACGGAGACAGTGGAAGTAATCCTGATG AAGACACTGAAGATTACTGCAAGGAAGTTCGATGTGTTGACAATGGGGAGTTAACTTCAGCAATATCTGGAGAGGAAAGTGGAACAAGCCAGGAAATATCTTCACATTTGAATGAAGATGCTGGAGACAGTCAGATCCAAGAAAATTCAGCACTTCTGGAGCAGAGGCTGCATGATGTACAGTCAACCATTGATTCTCTCGTATGTCCTTCCCCTGATGAACAATCTCCAAGGGTCATGTCAGAAAATATGTCAAATCATAGGAATCTTCAATTAACTAGAAGCTGGAGTTGTACGGAGTATCACATGACTGGTTCTCCGGAGTCAATGGGAGAAATACAGAGGACTCCGGCCAATGGATATGACAAAGGATTCCCTGGAAGGCCAGATGGTTTGCGGAGGAAGTTTCCTCCATTAAATTATGATGGTTCCATAAAATTGTTAAGGAATGGTTCTCAGTCTTCGATGGGAAGTCTTTCTGTGGATGATCTTAGAGCAAGCAGCATCAGAACATCTGCTGATGAGGATATTGCTAGCATCCAGACTTTTGTTGCTGGGATGAAAGAAATGGTCAAACAAGAATATGAAAAGCAGCTTGTTGATGGTCAG GACCACGAGGCAGGAAGAAAGAGGAACGTGAAAGATGTTGGTGTGGATCCGATGTTAGAGACACCTGGTACTCCTTTAGATTGGTCTCTGCAATTCATGAGTCAGCAAAAGGAGATAATTGAACTGTGGCAATCATGCTGTGTACCATTGTCCCACAGGACCtacttctttcttttgttcAGGGGTGATCCAACAGACTCCATTTACATGGAAGTAGAGCTTAGAAGACTATCCTTcctaaaagaaacattttctgATGGAAACCAGTCTGTGAGAAATAGTCAGACAATCACACTAGCTTCAAG CGTGAAAGCACTTCGGCGAGAAAGAGGAATGCTTGTGAAGCTTATGCAGAGGAGGCTTTCCGATAAGGAGAGAATAAGGCTGTTCGAGGAGTGGGGCATTTCATTGGATTCAAAGCGCAGGAGAATGCAGCTAGTGAACCGTTTGTGGAGCGAAAATGATATTAACCACGTAATGCAAAGTGCTACAATAGTTGCCAAGTTAGTTAGGTTTTGGGAGAGGGGCA GCCCTCAAGGAGATGTTTGGGCTTAG